The Streptomyces sp. NBC_01689 genome includes a window with the following:
- the thiO gene encoding glycine oxidase ThiO, which yields MSRTPAERSVTSDVLVVGGGVIGLVTAWRAAQRGFSTAVVDPEPGGGAAQVAAGMLAAVTELHHGEQTLLGLNLASARRYPDFVAELTEATGQDLGYRRCGTLAVALDSDDRAHLRELHALQNRSGLDSEWLSGRECRRLEPMLAPGVRGGLRVDGDHQIDPRRLAKALVMACERAGVVFHRTWAERLTVVRERATGVVTSAGEQQSAARVVLAAGSLSGRLEGLPDEVRPPVRPVKGQVLRLTVPKRYAPFLSRTVRAVVRGSQVYLVPRESGELVVGATSEELGWDTTVTAGGVYELLRDAHELVPGITELPLTETRAGLRPGSPDNAPMLGPTGLDGLLLATGHHRNGVLLTPVTGDVMAHVLASGELPEEARPFTPHRFSLTRTEQPV from the coding sequence ATGTCGCGTACACCGGCGGAGCGATCCGTCACGTCCGACGTCCTGGTGGTGGGGGGCGGCGTCATCGGCCTGGTCACCGCGTGGCGGGCCGCGCAGCGCGGCTTCAGTACGGCGGTCGTGGACCCGGAGCCGGGCGGCGGGGCCGCGCAGGTCGCCGCCGGGATGCTGGCGGCCGTCACCGAGCTGCACCACGGCGAGCAGACCCTGCTGGGCCTGAACCTCGCCTCCGCCCGCCGCTATCCGGACTTCGTCGCCGAGCTCACCGAGGCGACGGGCCAGGATCTCGGTTACCGCAGGTGCGGCACGCTGGCCGTCGCGCTGGACTCCGACGACCGCGCCCACCTGCGTGAACTGCACGCCCTGCAGAACCGTTCGGGGCTCGACTCGGAGTGGCTCAGCGGCCGCGAGTGCCGTCGGCTGGAGCCGATGCTCGCGCCCGGTGTCCGGGGTGGCCTGCGGGTAGACGGCGACCACCAGATCGACCCGCGCCGTCTGGCGAAGGCCCTGGTCATGGCCTGCGAGCGGGCCGGAGTGGTGTTCCACCGGACCTGGGCGGAGCGGCTGACGGTGGTCCGGGAGCGGGCCACCGGGGTCGTCACCTCGGCCGGCGAGCAGCAGTCGGCGGCACGGGTGGTGCTGGCCGCCGGTAGCCTGAGCGGACGCCTTGAGGGCCTGCCCGACGAGGTGCGGCCGCCCGTGCGGCCGGTGAAGGGGCAGGTGCTGCGGCTGACCGTGCCGAAGCGGTACGCACCGTTCCTGAGCCGCACCGTCCGCGCCGTGGTCCGCGGCAGCCAGGTCTATCTGGTGCCGCGCGAGAGCGGCGAGCTCGTCGTCGGCGCGACCAGCGAGGAGCTGGGCTGGGACACCACGGTGACCGCGGGCGGCGTGTACGAGCTGCTGCGCGACGCCCACGAGCTGGTTCCCGGGATCACCGAACTGCCGCTCACCGAGACCCGGGCGGGACTGCGCCCCGGCTCCCCGGACAACGCCCCGATGCTCGGCCCGACCGGGCTGGACGGACTGCTGCTGGCCACCGGCCACCACCGCAACGGCGTCCTGCTCACCCCGGTCACCGGGGACGTCATGGCGCACGTCCTCGCCTCGGGCGAGCTTCCCGAGGAAGCGCGCCCCTTCACCCCTCACCGGTTCAGCCTCACCCGCACGGAGCAGCCCGTATGA
- a CDS encoding NAD(P)/FAD-dependent oxidoreductase produces MNEQTQGQTQGAVERRVVIAGAGMAGVQTAVALREQGFTGAVTLIGAEPHQPYDRPPLSKAVLLGKAEHSAFDIDFEALGIELRLGCEALGLRPDDHELDTAAGPVRYDLLVLATGAEPIQLPGAEDMPGVHLLRTLDDAERLRPVLARQHDIVVVGAGWIGAEFATAAREAGCAVTVVEAADRPLAGALPAEVAAPMAAWYADSGASLRTHARVERVEHGAVVLDDGSRVPAGAVVVGIGARPATAWLAGSGIELGAHREVVADSHLRTSLPDVYAVGDCASFPSGRYEERLLVHHWDNALQGPRTVAANIIGESPVAYDPVPYFWSEQFGRFVQYVGHHVPADTTVWRGDSSGAAWTVCWLRDSRLVALLAVGRPRDLAQGRRLIEAGVTLDPEILSDPSRPLKEALA; encoded by the coding sequence GTGAACGAGCAGACGCAGGGGCAGACGCAGGGGGCCGTGGAACGCCGGGTCGTCATCGCGGGCGCGGGCATGGCCGGCGTGCAGACCGCGGTCGCCCTGCGCGAACAGGGCTTCACCGGCGCCGTGACACTGATCGGCGCCGAACCGCACCAGCCGTACGACCGGCCGCCGTTGTCCAAGGCGGTGCTGCTCGGCAAGGCCGAGCACTCCGCCTTCGACATCGACTTCGAGGCGCTGGGCATCGAACTCAGGCTTGGCTGCGAGGCCCTGGGCCTGCGCCCCGACGACCACGAACTGGACACCGCCGCGGGCCCGGTGCGCTACGACCTCCTGGTCCTGGCGACCGGCGCGGAACCGATCCAGCTCCCCGGCGCCGAGGACATGCCCGGGGTCCATCTCCTGCGCACCCTGGACGACGCCGAACGGCTCCGTCCCGTGCTCGCCCGGCAGCACGACATCGTGGTGGTCGGGGCGGGCTGGATCGGCGCGGAGTTCGCCACGGCGGCGCGTGAGGCCGGCTGCGCGGTGACGGTCGTCGAGGCCGCCGACCGGCCGCTGGCGGGGGCGCTGCCCGCCGAAGTGGCCGCGCCGATGGCGGCCTGGTACGCGGACAGCGGGGCCTCGCTGCGCACCCACGCGCGCGTGGAGCGCGTCGAGCACGGCGCCGTGGTGCTCGACGACGGGTCCCGGGTGCCCGCGGGAGCCGTGGTCGTCGGCATCGGCGCCCGGCCGGCCACCGCCTGGCTGGCGGGCTCGGGCATCGAGCTCGGGGCCCACCGCGAGGTCGTGGCCGACAGCCACCTGCGCACCTCCCTGCCGGACGTCTACGCGGTCGGCGACTGCGCGTCCTTCCCGTCGGGCCGGTACGAGGAGCGCCTCCTCGTCCACCACTGGGACAACGCGCTGCAGGGGCCGCGCACGGTGGCCGCCAACATCATCGGCGAGTCCCCGGTGGCCTACGACCCGGTCCCGTACTTCTGGTCCGAGCAGTTCGGCCGTTTCGTCCAGTACGTGGGCCACCACGTACCCGCCGACACGACCGTCTGGCGAGGCGATTCCTCGGGCGCCGCCTGGACGGTCTGCTGGCTGCGCGACTCCCGCCTCGTCGCCCTCCTGGCGGTGGGCCGCCCCCGCGACCTGGCCCAGGGCCGCCGGCTGATCGAGGCGGGCGTGACACTGGACCCGGAGATCCTCTCCGACCCGTCCCGCCCCCTGAAGGAGGCCTTGGCCTAG